From Mucilaginibacter rubeus, a single genomic window includes:
- the fbp gene encoding class 1 fructose-bisphosphatase, which produces MKPQFKTLDQFIIEKQADFPNAKGELSRLLRDLGIAAKVVNREINRAGLAGVLGETDCVNIQGECQQRLDVYANEQFITALKRGSECSAVVSEENDEPVIFDSPLPGKGSYIVAIDPLDGSSNIDVNVGVGTIFSIYRRVNSSAIKPHDLLQDGNQQVAAGYVIYGSSTMLVYTTGNGVNGFTLDPFLGEFCLSYPDMMIPDQGRIYSVNEGNYNRFPESVKQYIRYCQEEDQPTGRPYSSRYIGSLVADFHRNLIKGGIFIYPPMIGAPNGKLRLVYECNPMAMIIEQAGGVASDGQTRILDLEVRGLHQRSALFIGSKAMVKKAMEMIELYSEVYQS; this is translated from the coding sequence ATGAAACCACAATTCAAAACTTTAGACCAGTTTATTATTGAAAAACAGGCTGATTTTCCTAATGCCAAAGGTGAGTTGTCGCGCTTGTTAAGGGATCTCGGCATAGCCGCGAAAGTGGTGAACCGGGAAATCAACAGGGCTGGGCTTGCAGGAGTATTAGGAGAAACTGATTGCGTAAACATTCAGGGCGAATGCCAGCAGCGCCTGGATGTTTATGCCAATGAACAGTTTATAACCGCACTAAAAAGAGGAAGTGAATGTAGTGCTGTTGTTTCCGAAGAAAACGATGAGCCTGTCATATTTGATTCACCGTTACCGGGAAAAGGAAGCTATATAGTAGCTATTGATCCGCTGGACGGCTCTTCAAATATTGACGTAAATGTTGGAGTCGGAACGATATTTTCCATTTATCGGCGCGTTAATAGCAGTGCAATAAAGCCGCATGATTTGCTCCAGGACGGAAATCAGCAGGTTGCAGCAGGTTATGTTATATATGGCTCTTCGACCATGCTTGTCTATACCACCGGAAACGGGGTGAACGGATTTACGCTGGATCCCTTTTTAGGCGAATTCTGCCTGTCGTACCCTGATATGATGATCCCGGATCAGGGCAGGATCTATTCTGTGAACGAGGGGAATTATAACCGTTTTCCTGAAAGCGTCAAACAATACATCAGGTATTGCCAGGAAGAAGATCAGCCCACCGGTCGGCCATATAGTTCAAGATACATCGGCTCTTTGGTTGCTGATTTTCACAGAAACCTGATTAAAGGTGGCATCTTCATTTATCCACCCATGATTGGCGCCCCAAATGGAAAATTGCGGCTGGTTTACGAATGTAATCCCATGGCCATGATCATAGAGCAGGCTGGTGGGGTGGCATCTGACGGGCAAACAAGAATCCTTGATCTCGAAGTAAGGGGACTTCATCAGCGTTCGGCCTTATTTATCGGCTCAAAAGCTATGGTAAAAAAAGCCATGGAGATGATAGAGTTATATAGCGAAGTGTACCAAAGTTGA
- a CDS encoding glycoside hydrolase family 2 TIM barrel-domain containing protein, which translates to MSKSRFSKQFLRVLLLSIFVFSHKAGFGFQQSDNGLSKSDTASVPKEIEDPENIGINKEASHATLMPYASLKEALAGNRHASSYSRNLNGLWKFNWVDWPQKRPVNFYKPDYDVSKWKDIKVPSNWQVEGYGTPYYSNFTYIFQKDFPRVMSTPSEKYTAYKERNPVGSYRRDFTVPAEWSGRRIFITFDGVDAGFFIWVNGKKVGYSVNSRNAAEFDLTKYIKPGKNTLAVEVYRFTTGSYLEDQDMWRLSGIFRNVTLWSSPQEHIRDYFVKTNLDKQYKNADVVVSTKVKNYGTAAIKARVLDVALYNGGVQVPGATAKKAIPAMKPGEEVVVETSFHVNNPQKWTAETPKLYTTVVKINDGANAIETLSSRTGFRSIEIKGRLFLVNGVPIKLKGVNRHENWPNDGHAVTEEQMIRDLVLIKQANCNHVRTCHYSDDPRWYELCDQYGIYLVAEANLESHGAWDEFNEEPRIKAALIDRNVANVENFKNHPSVIIWSLGNECGSGGSNFRAILKVIKDIDPSRPTHYQGFGIGKNNPADMDSEMYTDVENLEKHANDNTLTKPFYLCEYAHAMFNSMGSVDIYNDLFDKYPQLLGGAIWEWQDQGIYNNRDPKHPITAFGGGFGEYPNDRYFIHKGVVFSDRSLKPHYPELKHAYQWISIHPKDLKNGIITIKNRYQFITLNSFAAKWAVSENGSIISSGNLPLKEIKPGQELDVKIPYTVTPKPGAEYFLRVSFDQAADNMWAKKGYEVAAQQLELPVAVPAAKEPAATGKLSLSNEDNKIKVKGTGFALEFDVTKGTFTKMEKDGENVLQDNGGPMLHLWRAPHRIDDMWAYEDWVKYGLKEITWKASDVQGKQLANGEVEIKASLTGTGKKDFVVHHEVTYTINGDGVIKADNKVRFNADPKLVLARLGVRLFLKKDLDQFEYFGRGEMENYADRKSGFDVGHYSSSVVKQMTPYEKPMDCGNHEDVRWAKVFGAKGSGIAIKQTGELFQAAALPYSDEEMTDVEYKIDLPKSKGTVLCISHKTLGVGSNGCGPKPLEQYRVYAKDASFSYQIQLLSKK; encoded by the coding sequence ATGTCCAAATCTCGTTTTAGCAAACAATTCCTCAGGGTTTTGTTGCTTTCCATTTTTGTTTTTAGCCATAAAGCAGGGTTCGGTTTTCAGCAATCGGATAACGGGCTATCAAAATCAGATACCGCGTCTGTGCCGAAAGAAATTGAAGACCCTGAAAACATCGGTATCAATAAAGAAGCCAGCCATGCTACGTTAATGCCTTACGCTTCGTTGAAAGAAGCTTTGGCTGGTAATCGTCATGCGTCATCATACAGCCGCAACCTGAACGGGCTTTGGAAATTTAACTGGGTAGACTGGCCACAAAAGCGCCCGGTTAATTTTTACAAACCCGATTATGACGTATCCAAATGGAAGGATATCAAAGTACCGTCCAACTGGCAGGTTGAAGGCTACGGCACGCCTTATTACAGCAACTTTACCTATATCTTCCAAAAAGATTTCCCACGGGTAATGAGCACCCCGTCGGAAAAGTATACCGCTTACAAAGAGCGAAACCCGGTTGGCAGCTACCGCCGTGATTTTACCGTACCTGCCGAATGGAGCGGTCGCCGCATTTTTATCACATTTGATGGTGTTGATGCCGGTTTCTTTATCTGGGTGAACGGCAAAAAGGTAGGCTATAGTGTTAACAGTCGTAATGCCGCTGAATTTGACCTTACCAAATATATCAAACCCGGTAAAAACACTTTAGCTGTAGAAGTTTACCGCTTTACCACCGGCAGCTACCTGGAAGATCAGGATATGTGGCGTTTAAGCGGCATTTTCAGAAATGTAACCCTTTGGAGCAGTCCGCAGGAGCATATCAGGGATTATTTTGTTAAAACCAATCTGGATAAACAGTATAAAAATGCCGATGTTGTAGTATCAACCAAAGTAAAAAACTACGGCACTGCCGCGATTAAAGCCCGTGTATTGGATGTGGCTTTATACAATGGCGGCGTACAGGTTCCGGGAGCAACCGCTAAAAAGGCCATCCCTGCTATGAAGCCAGGCGAAGAGGTTGTTGTTGAAACCAGCTTTCATGTAAACAACCCGCAAAAATGGACGGCAGAAACGCCTAAGCTTTATACCACCGTTGTTAAAATTAATGACGGGGCTAACGCTATTGAAACACTATCATCACGTACAGGTTTCAGGAGCATTGAAATCAAAGGCCGCTTATTCCTGGTTAACGGTGTTCCTATTAAGCTGAAAGGTGTAAACCGTCACGAAAACTGGCCAAATGATGGCCATGCGGTTACCGAAGAGCAAATGATCAGGGACCTTGTACTGATCAAACAAGCCAACTGTAACCACGTACGTACCTGCCATTACTCTGATGATCCGCGCTGGTATGAGTTGTGCGACCAGTATGGCATTTACCTTGTGGCCGAAGCCAACCTGGAGAGCCACGGTGCCTGGGATGAGTTTAATGAAGAGCCAAGGATCAAAGCCGCGTTGATTGACAGGAATGTGGCCAACGTAGAGAATTTCAAAAACCATCCGTCTGTTATTATCTGGAGCTTGGGTAATGAGTGCGGTAGCGGCGGTTCAAACTTCAGGGCGATATTGAAAGTCATTAAAGATATCGATCCAAGTCGCCCTACGCACTACCAGGGCTTTGGCATCGGTAAAAACAATCCTGCCGATATGGACAGCGAAATGTATACCGATGTAGAAAACCTTGAAAAACATGCTAACGATAATACATTAACCAAGCCGTTTTACCTGTGCGAGTACGCACACGCCATGTTCAACTCTATGGGCTCGGTAGATATTTACAATGATCTGTTTGATAAATACCCTCAGTTATTGGGTGGCGCCATTTGGGAGTGGCAGGATCAGGGAATCTATAACAACCGCGATCCAAAGCATCCGATAACGGCTTTTGGCGGTGGTTTTGGCGAGTATCCAAACGACAGGTACTTTATTCATAAAGGCGTTGTGTTTTCAGACAGGTCGTTAAAACCTCACTACCCCGAACTGAAACATGCTTACCAGTGGATTAGCATTCATCCCAAAGATCTGAAAAATGGTATCATTACTATTAAAAACCGTTACCAGTTTATAACGCTCAACAGCTTTGCAGCCAAATGGGCTGTAAGCGAAAATGGCTCAATCATATCTTCAGGTAACCTGCCGTTAAAAGAAATTAAACCCGGCCAGGAGCTGGATGTAAAAATCCCATACACGGTTACTCCTAAACCCGGAGCAGAATATTTTTTGAGGGTTTCATTTGACCAGGCTGCCGATAATATGTGGGCAAAAAAAGGGTATGAAGTTGCAGCCCAGCAACTGGAACTTCCTGTAGCTGTACCTGCTGCTAAAGAACCGGCGGCAACAGGAAAATTAAGCCTATCAAACGAGGATAATAAGATCAAGGTAAAAGGAACCGGATTTGCATTGGAGTTTGATGTAACCAAGGGCACTTTCACTAAAATGGAAAAAGACGGTGAAAATGTGTTGCAGGATAACGGCGGCCCAATGCTGCACCTATGGCGCGCGCCACACCGTATTGACGATATGTGGGCTTACGAAGATTGGGTGAAATACGGCTTAAAAGAAATAACCTGGAAAGCAAGCGATGTACAAGGCAAACAGCTTGCCAATGGTGAAGTTGAGATAAAAGCCAGCTTAACCGGTACCGGTAAAAAGGATTTCGTGGTGCACCATGAAGTTACTTATACCATTAACGGCGATGGTGTTATCAAGGCTGATAATAAAGTACGCTTTAACGCCGATCCTAAACTGGTACTGGCGAGGTTGGGCGTACGTTTATTCCTGAAAAAAGACCTTGATCAGTTTGAATATTTTGGCCGTGGTGAGATGGAAAACTACGCCGACAGAAAAAGCGGTTTTGATGTAGGTCATTATTCAAGCAGCGTTGTTAAGCAAATGACGCCGTACGAAAAACCAATGGATTGCGGCAATCATGAAGATGTGCGCTGGGCCAAGGTGTTTGGCGCCAAAGGTTCTGGAATTGCCATTAAACAAACCGGCGAGTTATTCCAGGCAGCCGCATTGCCATACAGCGATGAGGAAATGACCGATGTTGAATACAAGATTGATCTGCCTAAAAGCAAGGGCACGGTATTGTGTATCAGCCATAAAACGCTGGGTGTTGGCTCAAATGGCTGCGGGCCAAAACCATTGGAACAATACAGGGTTTACGCTAAGGACGCAAGCTTTAGCTACCAGATCCAGTTGTTGAGTAAAAAATAA
- the ppsA gene encoding phosphoenolpyruvate synthase, with product MQQEKFTLRLAEAAIRDIEAVGGKNASLGEMLQNLAPSGIRIPDGFIITASAYHRFITFNHLDNVIRERINATDTDNLQQLAACGLAIRTLISDGNFPDEMTSQISAGYKQLCLQYRQENVDVAVRSSATAEDLPDASFAGQQDTYLNISGIENVLKAVKNCFASLFTDRAISYRKMFGYDHFQVGLSVCIQKMVRSDLGMSGVAFSLDTESGFKDVIVINGSYGLGEMIVQGSVNPDEFIVFKPLLKRGFSSIIEKKLGQKHQKMVYGTTAAEPVRVVPVSASEAASFCLNDDQIIELSRWVAIIEDYYSVLKKKWCPMDIEWAVDGISGELFIVQARPETIHSRREVGSVVAYQIHDESRHEKILLKGIAVGDKIAAGKVHLLEGLDRAGIQHIDFKEGDIMVTDMTDPDWEPVMKKAAAIITNKGGRTCHAAIVARELGVPAIVGCENATAILKTGMDITASCAEGEAGIIYDGIIAYEKTEQKFTSLPAIKTPLMMNVASPEMAFHYASYPSQGVGLAREEFIINNYIKVHPMALLKHESIGDAELSSYIAAQTRGYANGEEFFIEKLSYGIARIAAAFYPNRVIVRFSDFKTNEYANMPGGKYFEPEEENPMIGWRGASRYYSDAYREAFGMECKAIRKVREVMGLSNVTVMIPFCRTVGELLKVYETMEAYGLKRGDEGLEVYLMAELPSNIILAQEFGKYIDGFSIGSNDLTQLVLGLDRDSALVAGLYNERNEAVKTMISSLIRTARDMNVKVGICGQGPSDFPDFARFLTEEGIGSISVTPDSFMKTVKVISAAETSQSKLNEPVPEPIF from the coding sequence ATGCAGCAGGAAAAATTCACCCTCAGGTTAGCGGAAGCCGCTATCAGGGATATTGAGGCAGTTGGCGGTAAAAATGCATCTCTCGGCGAAATGCTTCAAAACCTTGCTCCGTCAGGTATCCGGATTCCGGATGGATTCATTATTACAGCTTCTGCTTATCATCGGTTTATAACATTCAACCATCTGGATAACGTGATCCGTGAGAGGATCAACGCCACAGATACAGATAACCTGCAGCAACTGGCAGCATGCGGATTAGCTATCAGAACACTGATCAGCGATGGTAATTTTCCTGACGAAATGACTTCGCAAATAAGCGCGGGGTATAAACAACTTTGTTTACAGTACCGGCAGGAAAATGTTGATGTCGCAGTCCGTTCTTCTGCAACCGCCGAAGATTTGCCCGATGCTTCTTTTGCCGGGCAACAGGATACCTACCTGAACATTAGCGGTATCGAGAATGTATTAAAAGCGGTCAAAAACTGTTTTGCGTCGCTGTTTACGGATAGGGCTATCAGTTATCGTAAAATGTTTGGATATGATCATTTCCAGGTGGGGCTTTCTGTTTGTATCCAAAAAATGGTACGGTCCGACCTCGGGATGTCTGGTGTCGCCTTCTCCCTGGATACAGAAAGTGGTTTCAAAGATGTTATTGTCATCAACGGCTCTTATGGTTTGGGTGAAATGATTGTTCAGGGCTCGGTAAATCCCGATGAGTTTATCGTGTTTAAACCTTTGCTGAAACGAGGTTTTAGCTCCATCATAGAAAAAAAACTTGGGCAAAAACATCAGAAAATGGTTTACGGAACAACGGCTGCTGAACCGGTCAGGGTGGTTCCTGTTTCTGCTTCCGAAGCCGCGTCATTCTGTCTCAATGATGATCAGATTATTGAATTAAGCCGTTGGGTTGCCATTATTGAGGATTATTATTCTGTCCTTAAAAAGAAATGGTGTCCCATGGATATTGAATGGGCGGTTGACGGGATCTCTGGCGAGCTCTTCATTGTACAAGCCAGGCCAGAAACAATTCATTCGCGCCGGGAAGTAGGTTCGGTAGTTGCCTATCAAATACATGATGAAAGCCGTCATGAAAAGATTTTGCTCAAGGGGATTGCCGTTGGTGATAAAATAGCCGCCGGAAAAGTTCATTTATTGGAGGGCCTGGACAGGGCGGGAATTCAACACATCGATTTCAAGGAAGGTGATATCATGGTTACTGACATGACCGACCCGGATTGGGAGCCCGTTATGAAAAAGGCGGCCGCTATTATCACCAACAAAGGGGGCAGAACCTGCCATGCCGCTATTGTTGCCCGTGAGTTGGGCGTACCGGCCATTGTTGGCTGCGAAAACGCTACAGCTATTTTAAAAACAGGAATGGATATCACGGCCTCATGTGCCGAAGGAGAGGCCGGGATTATTTACGACGGGATCATAGCTTATGAAAAAACGGAGCAAAAGTTTACCTCCTTGCCCGCAATTAAAACACCGTTAATGATGAATGTAGCCTCGCCCGAAATGGCCTTTCATTATGCCAGTTACCCAAGTCAGGGCGTAGGTTTAGCCCGCGAGGAGTTTATTATCAATAATTATATTAAGGTACACCCTATGGCTTTACTTAAGCATGAAAGCATTGGCGACGCTGAACTTAGCAGCTATATAGCAGCGCAAACCAGGGGATATGCCAATGGCGAAGAATTTTTTATCGAAAAATTATCATATGGCATAGCCAGGATAGCTGCTGCTTTTTATCCCAACAGGGTGATTGTCCGTTTCTCTGATTTTAAGACAAACGAATATGCCAACATGCCCGGTGGTAAATATTTTGAACCTGAAGAGGAGAACCCGATGATAGGCTGGCGCGGGGCTTCAAGGTATTATTCAGATGCTTACCGGGAGGCTTTCGGTATGGAATGTAAAGCCATACGGAAAGTGAGGGAGGTAATGGGGCTCAGCAATGTTACTGTCATGATCCCATTCTGTCGCACCGTTGGAGAACTGCTGAAAGTTTACGAAACCATGGAAGCGTACGGGTTAAAACGTGGTGACGAAGGTTTGGAGGTTTATCTCATGGCCGAATTACCCTCCAATATTATCCTTGCGCAGGAGTTTGGTAAATACATTGACGGGTTTTCGATAGGCTCAAATGATCTTACGCAACTGGTGCTCGGGCTCGACAGGGATTCTGCCCTGGTTGCCGGCCTCTATAATGAGCGTAACGAAGCTGTAAAAACCATGATCTCATCGCTCATCCGCACTGCCCGGGATATGAATGTTAAAGTAGGGATCTGCGGTCAGGGGCCATCTGATTTCCCCGACTTCGCCCGCTTCCTTACCGAAGAGGGGATAGGTAGTATCTCGGTAACTCCTGATTCTTTTATGAAAACGGTAAAAGTGATTAGCGCCGCCGAAACCAGTCAAAGCAAGCTAAATGAGCCGGTTCCTGAACCTATTTTCTGA
- a CDS encoding TIM-barrel domain-containing protein — protein MRNFICLAVLASCFNVIAFNAYSQTMQLAAGVQKVTSGTIDKFTPYSFCSEQPMSAALSELPAGKLPFSVDDIKIKINDRGVVVEVPLDDTEQLYGFGMQIGSFNQRGLKKRPIVNDNPLNDLGYTHGPTTFYVSSKGYGILINTSRYATFYCGNTSKLNKSKNDGKESNGGNSVEELYKSDNKASGSVTVDILGAKGIEVFVFDGPDLKTAVQRYNLFSGGGALPAIWGLGVKYRVKADFNQYQVDKMAAYFRDNHIPCDVLGLEPRWQTASYSCSYVWNKSFFPTPNEFIDSMKNKGFHINLWEHAFVSPKSPLYEPLKNKAGNYLVWNGLVPDFADTSASNLFADYHKQTFVQPGISGFKMDECDNSNIAFGSGAWSFPELSQFPSGIDGEQMHQLFGLLYQKTIYSIYKKLNQRTYLDVRASNTFASSYPAALYSDTYLHDEYIRMILNSGFAGMIWSPEVRESNSIKDFMRRSQTAVLSAQTLYNSWYLQNPPWLQINREKNNKGELMDNAKEVEGDIRKLLNFRMSLIPYLYNAFADYHFKGIPPFRALVMDYPQDKNTFNLSDEYMIGNDILAAPLTEKMDERQVYLPEGVWYDYNTNQKYEGGKSYTIKPSLTQLPIFIKAGTILPLAKPVEFVAPNTKFEITCYVYGNGNKASLFEDDGLTFNYENGTYNTVNLVWNKNKGEVKRTGKFKSSRYIIKNWQVIN, from the coding sequence ATGAGAAATTTTATCTGTTTGGCAGTGTTAGCCAGCTGTTTTAACGTAATAGCCTTTAACGCCTATAGTCAAACCATGCAATTGGCGGCAGGTGTTCAGAAAGTCACTTCAGGAACTATTGATAAGTTTACGCCTTATAGTTTTTGCAGCGAACAGCCTATGAGCGCGGCCTTGAGTGAGTTGCCTGCCGGAAAGCTGCCTTTTAGTGTCGACGATATCAAAATAAAGATTAATGACAGGGGAGTAGTAGTGGAGGTGCCCTTAGATGACACCGAGCAATTGTATGGATTTGGGATGCAGATAGGCTCGTTTAATCAGCGGGGATTAAAGAAACGTCCCATTGTTAATGATAACCCGCTGAATGATCTGGGTTATACGCACGGCCCCACAACCTTTTACGTTTCAAGCAAAGGGTACGGCATTTTAATCAACACTTCCCGTTATGCTACTTTTTATTGTGGCAATACCTCCAAGCTTAATAAAAGCAAAAACGACGGCAAAGAAAGTAACGGCGGTAATTCGGTTGAGGAATTATATAAAAGCGATAATAAAGCTTCGGGATCTGTAACGGTTGATATTCTCGGCGCCAAAGGGATTGAGGTATTTGTTTTTGATGGACCCGATTTGAAAACCGCGGTACAGCGTTATAACCTGTTTTCGGGCGGAGGAGCCTTGCCTGCCATATGGGGGCTGGGTGTAAAGTATCGTGTTAAAGCGGATTTTAACCAGTATCAGGTTGATAAAATGGCTGCTTACTTTCGCGATAATCATATCCCCTGCGATGTTTTGGGCCTGGAGCCACGCTGGCAAACCGCTTCCTACTCATGCTCTTACGTATGGAACAAAAGCTTTTTCCCTACGCCCAATGAATTTATTGATTCCATGAAAAACAAGGGTTTTCATATCAACCTGTGGGAGCATGCCTTTGTATCACCAAAATCGCCATTGTATGAGCCTTTAAAAAATAAGGCGGGTAATTACCTGGTTTGGAATGGCCTTGTTCCTGATTTTGCCGATACCTCAGCAAGTAACCTGTTTGCTGATTATCACAAGCAGACTTTTGTGCAACCTGGAATTTCGGGTTTTAAAATGGATGAGTGTGACAACTCAAACATTGCTTTCGGAAGCGGGGCCTGGAGCTTTCCGGAGCTTAGCCAGTTTCCGTCAGGTATTGATGGCGAGCAGATGCACCAGCTTTTTGGCCTGCTTTATCAGAAAACGATCTATAGCATTTATAAAAAATTAAATCAGCGTACTTATTTGGATGTTCGGGCTTCAAACACCTTTGCTTCATCATATCCGGCAGCTTTATACAGCGATACCTATCTGCATGACGAATATATCCGCATGATCCTTAACTCCGGTTTTGCGGGTATGATCTGGTCGCCTGAGGTACGTGAATCTAACTCTATAAAAGATTTTATGCGCCGCAGTCAAACGGCGGTGCTTTCGGCACAAACGCTGTATAATTCGTGGTACCTGCAAAATCCGCCCTGGCTGCAGATCAACAGGGAAAAGAATAACAAAGGCGAGCTGATGGACAATGCTAAGGAAGTTGAAGGAGATATCCGCAAGCTGCTGAACTTTAGGATGAGCCTGATCCCATACCTGTACAATGCCTTCGCCGATTATCATTTTAAAGGCATCCCGCCATTCAGGGCTTTGGTAATGGATTATCCACAGGACAAAAATACGTTCAACTTATCAGATGAGTACATGATTGGCAACGATATTCTGGCCGCTCCCTTGACCGAAAAGATGGATGAGCGCCAGGTTTATTTGCCCGAAGGTGTATGGTATGATTATAATACCAATCAAAAGTACGAGGGAGGCAAATCTTATACCATAAAACCCAGCCTTACCCAACTGCCTATATTCATTAAAGCCGGAACCATTTTGCCGTTGGCTAAACCGGTAGAGTTTGTTGCACCCAATACCAAATTTGAAATTACCTGCTATGTGTACGGCAATGGAAACAAAGCTTCTTTATTTGAAGATGACGGCCTGACTTTTAACTACGAGAACGGAACTTACAATACCGTAAACCTTGTTTGGAATAAGAACAAAGGAGAGGTTAAGCGTACCGGAAAATTCAAAAGCAGCAGATATATCATTAAAAACTGGCAGGTGATTAATTGA
- a CDS encoding vanadium-dependent haloperoxidase produces the protein MKKYLSIALLGLFITGCHKTPPQPLGNGDVSKVIGQMADVMIHDVTNPPLASRFFAYTCLAGYEVLSQNDKQVKSMHGILNDYPAIAAPKQISGYNSQLSAILAMYETAGKLQPSGSLMIKNEGAFLDSCRKIGFSDEMIDSSKSYAKFISKKILAYAKADGYRKINNYPRYKLKHTPGSWDLTPPAYMLPVEPYFNTVRPFTLDSAAQFVPDPPIPFSTDKNSTFYKFLQLSYAKSGDGLKQEEKDIANFWDCNPFAVQNDGHMLIGLKKISPGAHWMGITNIACKQTKASFSKAIEVNTVVAIGLTDAFICCWDDKYRTNRIRPETAIRQYIDPHWKPLLQTPPFPEYISGHSVVSSASAVILTHYFGDNFKYTDNVEIGYGIPPRHFSSFTQAAKEAAISRFWGGIHFMDAIDNGIIQGNKVGNRVLDKLK, from the coding sequence ATGAAAAAATATCTATCTATAGCATTGCTTGGTTTATTTATAACAGGCTGCCATAAAACACCGCCTCAACCATTAGGGAACGGTGATGTTAGCAAGGTGATTGGTCAAATGGCCGATGTAATGATCCATGACGTTACCAATCCGCCTTTAGCATCACGCTTTTTTGCGTACACCTGTTTAGCGGGTTATGAAGTTTTATCACAAAACGACAAGCAGGTTAAAAGCATGCACGGTATCCTGAATGACTATCCTGCTATCGCTGCACCCAAACAAATTTCGGGCTATAACAGCCAGTTAAGCGCGATACTGGCTATGTATGAAACAGCCGGAAAACTTCAGCCGTCAGGTAGTTTAATGATTAAAAACGAAGGTGCCTTTTTGGACTCGTGCCGCAAAATTGGCTTTAGCGATGAAATGATCGACAGTTCAAAAAGCTATGCCAAATTCATCAGCAAAAAGATCCTGGCTTATGCTAAAGCCGATGGGTACCGGAAGATAAACAACTACCCGCGTTATAAACTTAAGCATACGCCCGGCAGCTGGGACCTCACCCCTCCTGCCTATATGCTGCCTGTTGAACCTTATTTTAATACGGTACGTCCATTTACGCTCGATTCGGCGGCGCAATTTGTGCCCGATCCTCCTATTCCTTTTTCTACAGATAAAAACTCAACTTTTTATAAGTTTTTACAGTTAAGCTACGCTAAAAGTGGCGATGGCTTAAAGCAAGAGGAAAAAGACATTGCCAACTTCTGGGATTGTAACCCATTCGCCGTTCAAAATGACGGCCACATGCTTATCGGCCTCAAAAAAATCTCGCCGGGAGCGCATTGGATGGGCATTACCAACATTGCCTGCAAACAAACCAAAGCAAGCTTTTCAAAAGCTATTGAAGTAAATACCGTTGTTGCCATAGGCTTGACAGACGCGTTTATTTGCTGCTGGGATGATAAATACCGTACTAACCGCATCCGCCCGGAAACAGCTATTCGCCAATACATCGATCCGCATTGGAAACCTTTACTACAAACACCTCCGTTTCCTGAGTACATTAGCGGCCATTCGGTAGTTTCATCGGCATCGGCAGTGATCCTTACACACTATTTTGGTGATAATTTTAAGTATACCGATAATGTCGAGATCGGTTATGGCATACCGCCAAGACATTTTAGCTCCTTTACTCAGGCAGCTAAAGAGGCAGCTATATCCAGGTTTTGGGGCGGCATCCACTTTATGGATGCTATTGATAACGGCATTATCCAGGGAAATAAGGTAGGTAACAGGGTGCTTGACAAGTTAAAATAA